From the Cololabis saira isolate AMF1-May2022 chromosome 13, fColSai1.1, whole genome shotgun sequence genome, the window ATTGAAAAGATTAACTCTAAATCGAGGAATGCAATTAGACTGATTTTTGCATTCAAATTTGTTACTAGCAGTTGACAAAATATACTCTAACCGTCTTAAATATGCAGTCTGCTACTGAACTGGAGGAGACAACTGAGAAGATACCTCGCAAAGAAACTGAAGCAGGAGGCCAAACAGCCCGACCAGGGGATCAGGTACGGCGTCTTTAACCATAATCCAAAGAAATACTGTTGTCAAAGCTAGAATCTGTCACAAAGAAACATTCCGCCTTGTTTTTAGTTTAAGTTCGGATGAAGAAGGCAGTAATTCAGAGGATGAATcagacaagaagaagaagaagaaggaggtggagaaggaggaagaagtccaaggggatgatgatgatgaggaagaaatggagaaaaaattgGCAGAGCTGAAAGTTGAGGAGGTTGCTGACCTCAAACGGTACAAGATACTtctctttttacatttttcagcatgttttttttcttttacacctTCAGTTCTTCGTTAAATTGTGTTTTGATTTTTGAACGGTCGTGCTCCGTCAGGAAAAAGAGGAAGCTGttgaaggagaggaggaagcaGAGAGAGAGGGTGGAGCTGAAGATGGACCTGCCTGGTGTCTCCATCGCCAGCACCACTGACTCATCCTTGTTCTCACTCTCCTCCATCAAGAAATCAAAGGTGAAGTGTACACACCTGCCCAGTAGACCtaactgaaaatgaaaaatactgTTTCATAGAAAGAAACCTCAATATCCTAACTTCTGCTGAAATCAATATTTGGTCATATTCACACAAACAGCTTCACATTTTATTATAATCGAGCTCCCTTCGTTGTGTGCTGCTTTGATCAGGTGATGGCCGATATCTCTAAAGGAGACATGCAAGCCGCTGACAATCTGGAGGACGGGGAAGATGAACTTCACTTTTCAGACGAGGAAGATGATGAGGCAGATCAAATGTCCCTGGCATCTGATTTAGATGAAGATGATTTGGAAGAGGTGGGGCAGAGACAGAAAGCACTGGATAAAAAGGCACCAAAGAAAAAGTAAGTGGTCTTCTGTGCAAAAAGCAGTGCTGCAGCAAAAACCAATGCAAACCGCTGCTTTAATGTCTTGGTAATTAGCCACATGAGGTGATTATGTATTTAATGCTGCTGCAGCACAcatgaatattcaaatataaaaGCAAGATGATTCAGTAATCATTAAAACATACAAGAGAACCTCTAAAAACCATGCTTCAGTTGGCATTTATACTGGTTTATTGTTTGGGTGTCCGCCAAGTGCTAAGGTTAGGGTGTGAagggaacaaaaagaaaatactcTAGCACTAGCATGGCGGCAGCTgagtccaactggactcacagcagtctgaccagcacttatccatgctGGACCCTTCAATGTGATTTATTGCTAGTGTgcaaaaagcatctgctaaataacagttgtAGTCAAATTTATTTTGTTCAGTAACGTAGCTTGCAGTGCtttgttctctcttttttttttttttttttttaatacatccaAATCTTCAGAAAAGGGGTCATAGCCAGAAATAAATTGGGGCAACATATCACCAGGAAGTTCGTGTCAGCCCCAAGGACGCAGCAAAATGTAccgttgttttttattttagactTGGACTCATTTGGTTGATTTTATTGGTGTTTTCCAGGGTGACGTTCactgaggaggacgaggaggaggagcagcagaatGGCTTGCTGGTGGAATTGGAGGGAAAGGATGAGAAAAAAGAGCGAGAGACAGACCTTTGGTTCAGCAAGGTTTGTTGCTCCCATAATGCAATACAAACAACCCCACAACTTCCACTTATGCCCCTGTGAATGTCATGTTGAAAGTTTCACAGCTTGATGTCATAACTTCATTGGTCCTTTCTGTCCTCCATCACAGCAATATTTGgtcttttctgaattaacacctacaattgtgtaaaaatctgcttctttcctttttgttttaggGCATCTTTGCTGAGATTAACCTTGAAGGAGACGCAGAGAGCGAGCTCAAACAGACAGAGTGGCTACAGAGCAATAAGCCAGGTAACTATTTCTActacttctcattcattacTTTACAAATAGGTTATCCAGTAGGGCTGTAATCAAACAAAGAAAATTCTTGGTCGACTGACGCCCTCAAATTTCGACTAAAATTGGTTGTTGCTAtttattaaattgtttttgatCTAATGTTTTGCACTGAAATTCATTGCACAAAACAGTCTGTCGAAATTAATAACAAGAATATTATTTCTATGAAACAattgttttgtcatgttttaataATTGGCCAACAACACCATCATTTTGCAGTGCACATGGTGGCGGCGAGTATTCTTTTTCTGGTTCAACTACAGTGAGAATAACCCATATTTTGGTTTGGCTCAAATAAATGCCAGAATTTCaatgtgaatatatatatatatatatatatatatatatatatataatttaataaCACCCTCCCATCACAgctagagaaagagagagacacgACGACAAAGCTAGTTATGTTAACAGTGCACAGCTGGATCGGAGTGAGAGGCTCTGGGAGGATGCCACAGTTGTGACGGTCAGGTGGGACTTCAGTTTCAAAACAATTATTAGactaaaacattgaaatatgttCGTATTGTTGAAACAGACAGGGCAAATTGGCTTACCATTTTCAGGTGATCAGGCATGTTCGATGTGGAGCTGTGACATCCAAACTGTTGCTTACAAAATttgcatttaactttttttccattGACTATTTTTATAAAGTTCTCCTACAATGTAGATGTTTTTGACATGatagagttaaaaaaaatctccagaTCTTGTCCTTCTACTTTATAATCTATCCATCAATGGTCAGTGGGCTGGGCTAAtccaaaatagcaaaaacaagGGGGTCTCCAAAAAGATAGACCGTTACCTGTGAAAGCGGTGTGCTCTGAAAACACCCCCTTTAGAACTTGCTACTTTCCTCCCGATGAAATTAAGTTAAAgaattgaccaatcagaatttTGGTCGATCCAGGCCGCATCGACAAAACAATTGACCAGTCGACTGGGAGATTACAGccctattatttatttatttatttgtattttttgaaAGGTCATTAGCGAGCCTAACAAGGTAATGGATCTATGTGTTTTCTAGGAAAAGGCAAGAAAAGGAAAGCTGAGGCAGAACCAAATGTGGAGGAAACACAGAAGACCCAGGATGTGCCTGCTCCTCCAGATAATGAAAAAGCAGGACCTTCACAGGGAGCTGCGAAGGAAAATGACAGCGACTTGGACGACAGCAGCGATGAAGAGTAAAATCTCTCATACTTTTTTCTCttggtgatgttttttttttttttttatctttttagaaaaaaaaacaacatacaaggtcaacatggacacaaataatcaaaaatacgaattatgcattatacattgtctttttttttttttatatatatataaacacacagaaCTAAGAACAGAGTCCTCTTGGTGATGTGTTTTATCCAAAATGTATATAGTTGAAGATCTGATTTTGAATTGTAGAGcactggaaaaaataataaaaaatgtaaaacaacacTTAAAGTCACTAATATTTGGATAATTCAATCCCTGCTGGTTTTTCCAGGGAGATTATCAAAATGAAGCACGCCAAAGGGACTGGTGGGATATCAGGAGAGGCTGCTGACGACAACATCAAGGTTGTTCCTGTCGAAAGTATCAGTGAGTAGAAGAAACTTTCATATCTCATGTAGTTAGCTCGTGGTTTTATTCATGACACTTTACAACGAGGGGCTGGTTGTCATCTGATCTACAATTCACTTGTCTTCCAAACCTTGTCTCAACTGAACTTGAGCATAGCTTTATTTTTCaagagttttttttaacaaaaatgcTTCAAAATAAGTTAATTTTCTTGTGTGTATTTAAACGAGACCAATATAAATGCTTCATCTATTTAACTTATTGTTTGGGTGTCTTGTGCTCTTCAGGCAAGAAAGCCAGGATCCTGGATGCAGAAGGCCTGGCGCTGGGATGTCAGATCGCCACATCACAGAAGAGGGCAAGAGACCTGGTGGACAATTCCTTTCACAGGTACGTCCACATTCACTCATCAGTCATTCTTTATGTTGATGAATATATAATAAGATTTCCCCCCAAAATAAAAGACTAGATCTGTAAAagactaaaataataaatggaaaaatataGACATGCAAGCAGACACACCAGGCTTTTATGCCCACCTGTCACAGTGACAGGTAGACTTGAAAATCTATCAGCCACTTTTACTGGCATTGTGAAACTATGTATAAACGTATGTAATAAATGCTCCCATATTCAAGCACAGTTGTTTagcttttatttaataaaataaaacctaacTTGACTAAAGAGAATGACTAATGTTGGTCTCTTTGGTCCAGCTgctctactattggtcaataaacaggaagaagcaggatccttcctgtttattgaccaatagtattggagctggaccaagaagggcAGCTCTCCTCATTgaataatgaggcagaaattaATAAGGTAAAGTAGaaagaggagacgagggaaTGCACATACAAGGAAAAACTaagtatttacattttttgatgaaaatgcacgtataaggaaaaggaaataacaatatatatatttctgcttttatttttatttatttcagttttggtACTCCAGACTTGAATGGCTTTAACTGCTTAATTTAAGCGACTGAATTGACTGTTGTCATAAACTCAGGAGGAGATATGCTGCAAAGAATCATGTCTTAGTTTTCCCCCGGGTCTGTAGTTTAAACTTCTGCAATGTAACACCACTTTATTTTTATCGAAAgaataaaaggtaaaaataatgtgaggaatgtttccacatttacttatattatttattttttacattaatataattttgttactgTGATATTATAAGTATGTATTCATTAATGGGAAGCTGCATCAAAAGACTGAAACAATGGAActtagaaaaggaaagaaaaaacagtCCAAGTAAGGCTTATTTCTCTCTGTCCTGACACTCAAAGTATGTGCAAAGCTGTCCATGGGGAATTCCACACTGTATGGTACAGAAAGCTGAGTGTATGCACTTGCAGGTTTGCTTCCTCCGATGAGCCGTGGGAGGTACCAGAGTGGTTCTTGGATGATGAACGCAAACACAGGAAGAAGCCCATCCCAGTCACCAAGGAGATGGTGGATGATTACAAAGAAAAATGGAAGGAGATCAACGCCCGCCCTATCAAGCGAGTTGCTGAGGCCAAAgccaggaagaagaggagggtaAGATGAGAAGTGCACTTACAAGTTCTAATATTACTATAGAATTATACCCATATcctaaggtttcttttttccagacaaagttcAGACTTCTTACCTTCAGTCTAACAGAAACCTTAGGATAtctatctgaagacataatgaacacaatacaactagaATTATACCCAGTTTAAGCGAAATGAAAGCAACCCATTCATTTTATCTTAGGAAGGGATAGACAATAGTtgaattttgttttggtcaaacTTTTTTAGATGCTGAAGAAGATGGAGCAAGCCAAGAAGAAGGCAGAGGCTGTTGTCAACACCGTGGACATCTCTGAAAGGGAGAAGATGGCTCAGTTGAAGAGGTATGTTGTTACATCAGTGGATATGAACCTggggtgtttttatttttattttttttattgacaaaCTGACTTTAATGATGTGTGTTCTTGTTTTCCTCCTTATTCTGTCAGTatctacaagaaagcaggattgGGGAAGGAAAAGAGAGAAGTAACATATGTAGTAGCCAAGAAAGGAGCTGGCAAGAAGGTGAGACGACCTCCTGGCCTCAAAGGACAATTCAAAGTGGTGGACAGTCGTATGAAGAAAGACATGAGGGGAATGCAGAGGAAAGAACAAAATGCCAAAGGGggcaaaggaaaaggaaaacagTCCAAGGGTGCCAAAGGAAGAGCGAAGGGGGGTAaagggaaaagaggaaaatgaaCCCCTAACACTTTTCACAATCTTGCCTTCAAAGTAATCTTTGCCTCATGTTGCTGGTGAGCAATCGTGTAGCTTGGTGACTTAAGATGCTCTTTGCtcatttgaaaaaatgaacTTTGATCACTGCAATGGATGCCCTACATTTAATAACCTTGGGCAAAGTTATTTTAAGTCCTGGAGACTTCAGACATGTTCTAGGGATTTTAGTACCACGAACATCTTTTTATAGATGGAGCTTGACTGCCCGCAGCTCCTTTCCTGCAGTTCAATGAACAGATAATTGTAATTCAACGTttatggcaatatgtgtgttcCACAAATTGTGTAAATATCAAATACATGTATTTGCAATAAATGTTTTGTTGAAAGCACTGaagtaatttttttaatcacttttctgaTTTGGTAGTGATTTGCTCTGCTCACTACAACTCATGAAGTGAAAGTGGTTGCTTGTTTGGAATTGTGAGTCTACCATAAACCACAAGAAACTGCTGCAAAAGACAATTTACTTTTGAAACCGAATTTTTAAGCTGGCATGGAAAaagtatttttcatttttaatccaTTTGATAAAACATTACAGCATGACGACTTGAAATGAATGACTTCAGTTGGAAGGCATGCATCAGTAAATGATTAGAAACCTTACTTTGTATATTTGAAAAGGAACCTTTTTTAACAACTGCATATATAACTGGTTAGTTTCCTTGTTggcaaaaaattttttttaattaaatatatCTCCATTTTAATCTGGCAGGAGATATGACTTATTTTGTGTGTAAGTGTGAACTTTTGTAAAGTAACCTCATAAAAGACACATCTTAAGGTTGGACCTGTGAAAAGCCCAaactattttttaaaaagcttatAATCGAACTGTGACTCTTTacccttttaatttttttaaactaccgGTAATAACTATTATGTTGTATTTCACTGCATTGAGAAGCAAAtgttgcatttttcttttagaaCGTGTAATAACGGTCTATTTGTTTTAAATTATTAGCCCGGCTTGCCAAAGGGTGCTCTTAACAGCTTTTATTATACATTAATTTAAATGTTCAATGATACAGGACACGCAAATATTTCAGCTGGGATATTCTGCAGCagcacaaaagaaaatacatccCACTATCTAAAAAGATCTTACCTTATCAAAAACTACAACCTTGGTGGTTTGAAAGCCATTGAACTTGTCTATGAATGGAACTTTCAAACTGAATTGGATTAAAAATTACTTTGCAAAGCCTGATTCTTTATGGTTCCACATACCAAGGAGCCTATTCCAGAAAGTTGGAGGGTTATCAAAGTTATAAAACTTCCATAAACAAATTTTGCAGTACTAGAAAATGATATTTACACACAATTTCACACCACATGCCTCCACCTTGTGGAATAACAGGACCATTACAATCAATGGGAAAATCTTATTTAAACAACAATGGTAtcagaaaaatattttatttgttgaTTTGATGGATGAAAATGGCTCTTCCAGAGAATTCCATTGTATTCTAAAAGCCATCCACTTCCTTTAATACACCTGATACAAAATACATTAATATACTCAAATGTTTCAGTCAAAATTACAGAACTAAAACTTGATAAAATAGGGGAGAATAGGGTAATTTGTGCCATGGGGCAAGTTGTTCCACCCCTGTTATCTAGAAAACCATAGAAGAAATTGGTCATATGATCACATATTTTTGGAGAGGCATCCATTTCAATCATCCTGCAACAAAGGGAGGCACATGACTTGAGAGATAAGCACATTTAAGTTCAAAAAACAATTGTATGCCCTCCAAAGTAAAATTTCTatgaacaaggttttttgattgCAGTGTTTGAACAATTATAGACAACTTGGAAAACAGTTCACACATGTTTTGGTGCTGTACACCATGAATCTATACAGTTAGCAGCATGATAGTAACTTAAAACAGCTAGGGGATGCATTTCCTTCCAAATGGTGGCGGTTGGGGTAATTTGTGCCAAAGGGTGTGGGTTAAGTTGTGCCACTGGCACTTATGATAATATACTAGATAGGGCTCTGAAAAGCTTGAAGAAAAGCAAACCAAAGAGAAACAGTTCTCCAGTAGCTCAGAGAGTGACTTTCCGATAACACGGAGCGATGATTATGAGAGCTCAGATGTCcagagtgatgatgatgatgatgatgatggtgacaaGGATCTGTCTGCTAGTGACTGTCATTGTGAAGTTTGCCGGTAAAAAATCCAAATCCTATAACTACATTGGATTGGTGGAGACAGTTGACAGATGACATCAGTGCAAAGTTTCTGAAGCAAAGTCTTAAGAGTTCTGTTGATGGAAAGCCCGTGTTTACATTTAGAGAGAATGATGAGGGGGCTTTCCCTTGAGGTGATGCGTTAAGAAAACTACCCCCACCACAAAAACTTGGTGGTACAGCAAGAAGGGAGCACAAGTTCATATTCCCCTGCAGTATCACCAAGTGGGATGTTCAGTAGGCCAAATCTCTGAGGAGTAGGAGTAGGCTGTGTTCATATGTTAATAGGCCTTGCAAACAGGCATTTGATGTTGTGACAATTGTCACGGTTTtgtcagttcctgttttattttgaaacctgtgtctttgtgtttcagttctgtcttgacttcccttgttcccatttCTCCTGATCATCTGCACTTTTGTCTCGTTAACCCCTCTGTGTATATCtcatcttgtctttcccttgctcccttctggtctgtactgtttctacctccatgtgtcatgtcatgttttgtttttttggctcttgtgttttgcatttCTGCTAAGCAGCACTTTTCTTTGATTTAAGTACAATAAATCACTAttttgggaactcctgcctcctgtgctcctgcatctgggtcctattcCAACCGCAGCCAgacaaaaatgttaaataaacataaataagcAATTTTGTATTGAATTTGTTTTGCTTTAATATAGCATAATTTTTTGTGAGATTAAAATTATATGTTTTGCCAATGCCACAATTTACCCCAGTGTATTTTCTCTAACGGCACAACTTACCCCACGCTGGGGGCAATTTGTGCCACAaaaccacctttttttttcaaaagctataTTTCTCATATAGTTTACTTTAGATTCAAAGTGATTGTTCCTAGAGATGCACAACATCCTAAACTATATGTATCAATTTTAGTTGGAGGCTTTGCTGCTATCCCCTTGCTTTAAAGGCACTTAAAGTAAAAAATGGCACTACTTACCCCACTCTCCCCTACACATTAGCGAccagaaatgtaataacaagGTTATTGGAAAGGTTCTAAAatgcaaattatttttttattttaactcaccagccaaattaaaaattggaactgacaaaataataactaataaatTCTGTACATTTATCAAATGGCCCATAGCCCCCAAAATAAGAGATGCATTTTAAGATTTTGAACAATGTATACCCAGCTGCTGAATTTCTGCGCAAAAGATTTATCTTTGTAGTAGAACCCTGTGCACTGAAagaataaatctaagcgcatgtaaatataacatatttaaatctgtgatattaataattaaacattacatttgttgctttacatgaatacatctagttttgagcTTAATCtgtatttgttcaaaaaacaagacattgtgcattttttccttaacaagcagtatttatgtaatcccaggcaatcttttcatttacacacgaacaacaagcaatgatcttgttgtatttacctttcctttaacaattttaatctattgggcagattgaccaacgtttagatgaaacatgctttatttgttttaagcAGAACATCACAGTAAAAAAagatcttgcttgatctactttaaaaaaaataaggcaactttttcgcatgagatttttatgtagatcaagaaagtctagtctttgtataaactattgaatttttagtatgtacaaaattcatttgcaagtaaagtcaacttaattttggcaAGTAAAGTCAATTTAATTTTGGTAAATTAAGTAAACTTTTAatttgactgtacttgcaaaatgtattatttacatacaaaaaatgatgtagtttatacaaagactagtctttcttgatctacataataatctcatgcaaaaagttgatttattttttttaagtagatcaagcacaatatttgtatcagtgtgggTTTTGCCTAAAAGAGCCGGAAACTGTAGAGCATTTGTTCTACTCTTGCCCAATCTCATTACAATTCTGCCAGGACACCTACAGCTGGTTAAACATTGGGATTCACAACCTATCTTTTGACTCCTatcaaatcttaatttatatggataatcttccaagaaatatatcacaTGGTcaatatagttattttactagGTTACATACaaaaatgcaaatggaataacagcagaccctccattgtacatttgaaaaatgaatgtaaatttTACTTTGCGTCTCTTAaactgatgtgtgaaaaaaatgatattgtcaaaagcttatatgaaacgatgtctttgtttcttaaatTTTATGAATACACTTCCCATGCTTAagtcagtaaatgtatcttttttttttctctcagccCCCCAAGTGTTGAATATCTGTGGATAATTGATTGTTTGTTTCGTGTGCCCTTTATTGTACACGTACAGAaatttgttcaataaagtttgaaaaaaaagaaaaaaaagaactacatttcccatgagcctTTTCGGTCCGCCACAGTGAATATACCATAAAGTGGTTCTTGTGTCGAAACTGCTGTTTCCGAAGATAAAGTTGTGTCGTTTACATCAGATTAGAAACATAATTTATACCTTTCAGACAAACAATCGAAACTTAGTCGATGTTTGATAAAGTATTTGATAAGTGTAGCTGACGACTCGGGCAAACATACCGAGGATTATCCGTCTGTATTGGCTGCCTCTTGGCTGAACCTCTTGTTCAGGTAACACCTTTGCATCTGGCCGGTGATCCGGGGAAACCGCGTTCGTCTAATAACAGCAGGATGcggctgctggtgctggtgagTCTGCTGTCGCTGTCGCTGTCTGCCGACGGGCAACGGGCAGACGAGGACTGGCTCGACCCCTACGACATGCTCAACTACGATGCGAGCACCAAAACCATGAGGAAGCCTGCTGAGGTGGGTGGACGTTTGCTTGCTTGAATCCTTTATTTGAACTtggttaaacaaaaaataaataaatatatatatatagacaagtaaaaacaaatgaaaacagtgCAATATCTATAGATAAAACACAAAAGCAAATCAACAAGCCTCACAGGCAAccaaaacatgttcaaacatgTTCATAGATTTATGTAATCCTAACCCTTATTTAGATTATCATCGTCAGCACTTGACTTTTACAAAATCTTATCCCAATGTGGAATAACTTGAacgaaaagagaaaatattgtatttta encodes:
- the ftsj3 gene encoding pre-rRNA 2'-O-ribose RNA methyltransferase FTSJ3, giving the protein MGKKLKVGKSRKDKFYHLAKESGYRSRSSFKLIQLNRKFQFLQKARALIDLCAAPGGWLQVASKFMPVSSLIIGVDLVPIRPIPNVVTLQEDITSEKCKQALRKELQTWKVDVVLNDGAPNVGANWQHDAFSQAHLTLMALKLACDYLNKGGTFITKVFRSKDYQSLLWIFQQFFKKVQATKPQASRNESAEIFVICQGFVAPDKIDSKFFDPKHAFKEVEVQAKTVRDLIAVKKPKAEGYTDGDLTLYHSFTVTTFLKADNAVDFLAKASEITFDNPELESHYTTSNEIKECCRDIKVLGRKELRLLLNWRRQLRRYLAKKLKQEAKQPDQGISLSSDEEGSNSEDESDKKKKKKEVEKEEEVQGDDDDEEEMEKKLAELKVEEVADLKRKKRKLLKERRKQRERVELKMDLPGVSIASTTDSSLFSLSSIKKSKVMADISKGDMQAADNLEDGEDELHFSDEEDDEADQMSLASDLDEDDLEEVGQRQKALDKKAPKKKVTFTEEDEEEEQQNGLLVELEGKDEKKERETDLWFSKGIFAEINLEGDAESELKQTEWLQSNKPGKGKKRKAEAEPNVEETQKTQDVPAPPDNEKAGPSQGAAKENDSDLDDSSDEEEIIKMKHAKGTGGISGEAADDNIKVVPVESISKKARILDAEGLALGCQIATSQKRARDLVDNSFHRFASSDEPWEVPEWFLDDERKHRKKPIPVTKEMVDDYKEKWKEINARPIKRVAEAKARKKRRMLKKMEQAKKKAEAVVNTVDISEREKMAQLKSIYKKAGLGKEKREVTYVVAKKGAGKKVRRPPGLKGQFKVVDSRMKKDMRGMQRKEQNAKGGKGKGKQSKGAKGRAKGGKGKRGK